Proteins encoded by one window of Manihot esculenta cultivar AM560-2 chromosome 10, M.esculenta_v8, whole genome shotgun sequence:
- the LOC110625168 gene encoding lipoxygenase 7, chloroplastic — protein MELSSVAYDKLWRFDTEALPADLISRGMAVEDPTAKHGLKLTIKDYPFANDGLMLWEAIKQWVTDYVNNYYKDASKVVSDNELQA, from the exons ATGGAACTTAGCTCCGTTGCTTATGACAAGCTCTGGCGTTTTGACACAGAAGCATTGCCAGCTGACTTGATCAGCAG GGGAATGGCAGTTGAGGATCCAACAGCAAAACATGGCTTGAAGCTAACAATCAAAGACTACCCATTTGCCAATGATGGTCTGATGCTTTGGGAGGCAATTAAGCAATGGGTTACTGATTATGTGAACAACTACTACAAAGACGCAAGCAAGGTCGTATCTGACAATGAACTTCAAGCATGA